The genomic interval ACCAGCGGAAGTTTAAGCTGACGTTTTACAGAGTCACCTTCATTGATCAGTTCCACATATAGAATCTCACTGATTCTGGAAAGCTGGTCGGTACTGTTATCAGTCACATAAGCTTTAAACCAGATGTTGTCACCAATCGCATAATAAGGCTTATCCAGATGTAAATGGACTTTCTCCTGTGGGTTTTCCCGGGTATAATCAGCAAGTTTCTTTAACAGTGTTTCAAATGGATCATCTGCTATTCTGAATGCAAACGAGAAGGCGCAAACCAGCAGGAAAAGGCAGGCATAAAGATATTTGGATTTCATAATATAGTAAAAAAACAGAGCCTCAATATAAGGATATTGAGGCTCAAATACTATAAATTAATGCAAAGTTTAAACGCTTTCTAAAAGCTATTCTTCCACATCATACTTTCTACGGGCTTGGTAGTCTTGTTACTATACTTCGCATCGTCCTTCGCGTTGTATAACGTTTCAATGTCACCTTCTACAGCAAAGTAGATCAGCTGGCCAATTGGCATTCCCGCGTAAATTCTTACCGGCTGAGCACAGGAAATTTCCAGTGTCCAGGTATTGCAGAAACCTACATCGCCTTTACCGGCAGTCGCATGGATATCTATTCCTAAACGGCCCGTACTCGATTTTCCTTCCAGAAAAGGAACATGTGCATGTGTCTCCGTATATTCAAGGGTTACCCCCAGGTATAATGTTCCGGGTTGTAAAACAAACCCATCTTTTGGAATCTCAAAATGCTGAATTTTATTGTGTGCTTTGGCATCAAGCACTCTGTCAGTATAAGTAGCCAGGTATTTTCCAAGATGAACATCATAGGAATTTGTGCCCAGACAATCTGGATTGAAGGGCTCAATAATTATTGTCCCTCTGTCAATCTCTTCTAGAATACGCTTATCGGAAAGTATCATTTGTAAAGTCTTTGGGCGAAATTATGATTAATTTAAGATACTTTTGCATTGATTTTTTAAATACGATGCCTGTAATCTATAATAAAGATATTGACGATCATACCATACTAGCCGTATGGAAAATCCAGGAGCGCGAAGAAGACCTGATTTCCGGCCTGCAATTAAAGGCGCATGAACTCGATTTTCTCGCTACCTTAAACAATGGCAAGCGCCTGTTACACTGGTTAAGTACACGTTTACTTTTACGGACGATGCTGAATACCGCAGAGTATATTGACTGCCGGATTGATGCACATGGAAAACCATACCTGGTGAATTCTGCTTCAACTATTTCATTAAGTCATTCTTTTGATTACGCAGTGGTCATGATCGGAAAAGAAAAAGGTGTTGGCGTGGATATTGAAAGGATAGAGCCTAAGATTCACCGGATTCAGCAGAAATTTCTGTCTCCACCCGAACTGTTGCATGTAAAAGATAATACAGACGGACTTTATGTTTGCTGGTGTGTCAAAGAAGCCATTTATAAATGGTATGGTAAAAAAGGCCTGGAATTTAAAAAACACATTCATATACAACCCTTCGAACTGCACGAACAGGGAACACTGACCGCTATAGTTGATTTGCCTGAAGGTACAAGGACGCTGACCGCAAATTACTTCAAAACCTCAGATGGTTATATGCTGGGATATGTGGTAGCTTAATTTTAACAGAGATGAACAAAAAAGTAAAATTTGCTGACTGGGGGCTTTTGGATTATCAGGAAGCCTGGGACAATCAGGAAATTATTTTTAAAGATACTATTGCCGTTAAAACGAATAACCGTATACAAGAGACTACGGTAGAAACACCAAATTTCCTGATTTTTTGTGAACATCCTCATGTTTATACCTTAGGGAAAAGCGGACATGCAGAATATCTTTTGCTGGACGAAGAAGGGCTGAAGGAAAAAAATGCAACCTATTATAAAACGAATCGTGGTGGCGACATTACCTATCACGGGCCGGGACAGATTGTAGGTTATCCGATCCTGGATCTGGATAATTTCTTTACCGATATTCATTTATATCTCAGAACACTGGAAGAAGCTGTAATCCTGACTTTGGCTGATTACGGGATCATTGCTGGCCGGTACCCTGGATTTACTGGTGTATGGCTGGATGCGGACAATGAAAAAGCAAGGAAAATATGTGCGCTGGGTGTACGTTGCAGCCGCTGGGTGACCATGCATGGTTTTGCTTTTAACGTAAATGCAGATCTGGAATATTTTAAAAACATAATTCCTTGTGGAATAGATGATAAGGATGTAACCTCGATGCAAAGAGAGCTTGGTCACGAATTAAATTTAGCTGAGGTGAAAGCTATACTCAAAAAACATATTGCCGGGTTGTTCCACATGGAACTCTATTAATTTTCTGTTATTTGTCAGGCTCAGGTAAAACATTTATTTATTTTTTTCCTATCTTACCGGGATAAAAACAAATAAAATATGGATTACAACGCTTCAACCTCACCAATGTCTACAGGAGTAGGTCTTTTTGGAGGATTTACTTATCTCGCTATTCTTGTCCTGGTAGTCTACTCCATGTGGAGAGTTTTCGAAAAAGCAGGAAAACCAGGATGGGCAGCAATCGTTCCCATTTATAACATTATTGTTTTGCTTGAAATCATAGGAAAACCACCAATCTGGATTTTATGGATGCTGCTGCCATGTACTAATATTGTCTTTGGTATCTGGGCATTGAACCTGTTGTCTAAAAGCTTTGGTAAATCTGAAGGCTTTACGATTGGTTTGATCTTGCTTCCATTTGTATTTTTCCCGTTGCTTGGACTTACAGATGCAAAATATCTGGGCCCATCAGCTAAAGAAGCGAATGGATTTGGCCCTAACAACCAATTTGGTACAAATAACCCATTCAATGGAAATAACCCTTTTGGTGCAAATAATCCTTTTAACCAGCCTCCGGTTACGCCAACGGCTGCACCAACTACACCACCAGCGGCACCGAACCCACCGACACCGCCATCAACACCAATACCGCCATCAACACCAGAGGCTTAATTCCAATGCCTAAAATATTTCTTTTATCCGCTTTCTCTTCTTTACTGGAGAAAGCGGGTAATTATATGCTGCCTTGCCCTATTAAATATCTGACCGGATATGATTGTCCCGGCTGCGGATTTCAGCGCTCCTTACTCGCCTTGCTCAAAGGTGATTTCCAGCAGAGCTTTCAGCTATACCCAGCTACTGTTCCTGTGCTGTTAACCTTTGCAATCGGGCTTACAGCCCATTACTTTTGGGGACAGCGGAGCAAAATCCTGATTAATATCCTGTTTATGATGACCGGATCAATGATTATGATCAGTTATCTTTTTAAGATTTTTGCCCCGCATATTCACTAATAACACCTATAAATTATTACCTTCAACATCTGATCCCAGGCAGCTTTCGTAAATTTTAAAATGAAGTTAACGACAATAGCTATCCTGATAGTTCTCCTCTCAGGATGTGGAAAAAGCTCAACAAATGGCATGAATAAAACTGATATAACTCCAATCGATCCGCCTACAGATCAGCTGACTTATCTCGCGCTCGGAGATTCTTATACCATCGGGGAAGCGGTAAAACAGGCGGAAAGTTTTCCTTATCAGCTCCGGGAAAACCTGAACAGGCAGTCACTCCATTTTTCAGCGCCTAAAATTGTTGCGACAACCGGGTGGACTGCCGGAGAACTGATTGCAGGAATTAAAGCGGATACATTTTTGCCGGAATATGACCTTGTGACGCTGTTGATTGGCGTCAATAATCAGTACAGAGGATATGCTATAGCAGCCTACCGGAAAGAGTTTATTGCGCTGCTAAAAACGGCTGTGAATTTTGCCGGTGGAAATGCGGCCCATGTATTTGTGGTTTCTATACCGGATTGGGGAGTGACTCCCTATGGGGTACAAAGCGGTAGAGATGCGAAAGTGGTTGCGAAAGAAATAGATGCTTTTAATGCGGTGAACAAAGAAGAAAGTCTGAAAGCAGGGATCAATTATACAGATATTACACCGGCTTCAAGAAATGCCGCAACTGATGCTGCGCTGGTCGCTTCCGACGGCCTGCATCCCTCGGGAAAAATGTATAAAGAATGGGCAGATCAGCTCAGCCCATCCATTATCAAAGCTTTTAATTAACATTCAGGTAAGCTGATTGGAATGTTGGTCGCTAAACCGCCATCCGAAGTTTCTTTATATTTAGAGTTCATATCCAGCGCAGTTTCCCACATGGTATTGACCACTGCACCTAAACTTACTTTTGCTTTATCCGGATTACTCTGCAAAGCCAGCTGACTTGCCGTAATTGCCTTAATCGCGCCCATGGTATTCCGCTCAATGCAGGGAATCTGTACCAAACCGCCAATCGGGTCGCAGGTTAAGCCTAAATGATGTTCCATGGCAATTTCTGCTGCCATCATTACTTGTCGCTGAGAACCACCCATACACTCTGTTAATGCCGCTGCGGCCATGGCAGAAGAAACACCAATTTCTGCCTGACAACCACCCATTGCTGCTGATATGGTTGCTCCTTTTTTGAAAATACTCCCGATTTCAGAAGCGCAGGCAATGAATTGTATGATTTTGTCTTCCTCAAAGCCATCACAGAAAGCAATATAATATTGTAATACCGCCGGAATTACACCCGCAGCTCCATTGGTAGGCGCTGTGACTACGCGGCCGAACGATGCATTTTCCTCATTCACAGCCAAAGCAAAACAACTTACCCAGTCCAGGGTGTAATTAAAGCTATTTCCACCAGCTCTGATGGCCTGGATCCAGCTTTCGTAATCTGTATAAGGTTTGTTGCCGATCAGTCTTTTATTTAAAGCTGCTGCTCTGCGGCCCACGTTTAATCCTCCGGGTAAAAATCCACCTGTATGGCAACCACGGAAAGTACATTCTTTCATGACCCTGAAATGCTGAAGCATACCTTGCCTGGTTTCCGCTTCGGTGCGCCACATCAGTTCATTTTCCATCACCACTTCCGAAACTTTTAAGCCAGTAGTTAAACACCAGTGCAATAAATCGCCGGCTATTTCAACAGGGAATGGAAGTTCCACCTGTTCTTTATCTCCACTAGTTTCACCCTCTTTCACTACGAAACCACCACCAATAGAGTAGTACGTTTCAGAAAATGCGCTGCCATTAGTCAGAAATGCCTGAAAAGTCACGGCATTCGGGTGAAAAGGTAAACTCTCCTTGTAAAGGAAAATTAAATCATCGTTATAATCAAAAGAGATTTGCTGACTGCCACCTAATAACAATTGCTGGTCCGCTTTAATCGCTGCTAT from Pedobacter sp. WC2423 carries:
- the dcd gene encoding dCTP deaminase, with product MILSDKRILEEIDRGTIIIEPFNPDCLGTNSYDVHLGKYLATYTDRVLDAKAHNKIQHFEIPKDGFVLQPGTLYLGVTLEYTETHAHVPFLEGKSSTGRLGIDIHATAGKGDVGFCNTWTLEISCAQPVRIYAGMPIGQLIYFAVEGDIETLYNAKDDAKYSNKTTKPVESMMWKNSF
- a CDS encoding 4'-phosphopantetheinyl transferase superfamily protein produces the protein MINLRYFCIDFLNTMPVIYNKDIDDHTILAVWKIQEREEDLISGLQLKAHELDFLATLNNGKRLLHWLSTRLLLRTMLNTAEYIDCRIDAHGKPYLVNSASTISLSHSFDYAVVMIGKEKGVGVDIERIEPKIHRIQQKFLSPPELLHVKDNTDGLYVCWCVKEAIYKWYGKKGLEFKKHIHIQPFELHEQGTLTAIVDLPEGTRTLTANYFKTSDGYMLGYVVA
- the lipB gene encoding lipoyl(octanoyl) transferase LipB translates to MNKKVKFADWGLLDYQEAWDNQEIIFKDTIAVKTNNRIQETTVETPNFLIFCEHPHVYTLGKSGHAEYLLLDEEGLKEKNATYYKTNRGGDITYHGPGQIVGYPILDLDNFFTDIHLYLRTLEEAVILTLADYGIIAGRYPGFTGVWLDADNEKARKICALGVRCSRWVTMHGFAFNVNADLEYFKNIIPCGIDDKDVTSMQRELGHELNLAEVKAILKKHIAGLFHMELY
- a CDS encoding DUF5684 domain-containing protein translates to MDYNASTSPMSTGVGLFGGFTYLAILVLVVYSMWRVFEKAGKPGWAAIVPIYNIIVLLEIIGKPPIWILWMLLPCTNIVFGIWALNLLSKSFGKSEGFTIGLILLPFVFFPLLGLTDAKYLGPSAKEANGFGPNNQFGTNNPFNGNNPFGANNPFNQPPVTPTAAPTTPPAAPNPPTPPSTPIPPSTPEA
- a CDS encoding DUF2752 domain-containing protein — protein: MPKIFLLSAFSSLLEKAGNYMLPCPIKYLTGYDCPGCGFQRSLLALLKGDFQQSFQLYPATVPVLLTFAIGLTAHYFWGQRSKILINILFMMTGSMIMISYLFKIFAPHIH
- a CDS encoding SGNH/GDSL hydrolase family protein → MKLTTIAILIVLLSGCGKSSTNGMNKTDITPIDPPTDQLTYLALGDSYTIGEAVKQAESFPYQLRENLNRQSLHFSAPKIVATTGWTAGELIAGIKADTFLPEYDLVTLLIGVNNQYRGYAIAAYRKEFIALLKTAVNFAGGNAAHVFVVSIPDWGVTPYGVQSGRDAKVVAKEIDAFNAVNKEESLKAGINYTDITPASRNAATDAALVASDGLHPSGKMYKEWADQLSPSIIKAFN
- a CDS encoding L-serine ammonia-lyase, producing MHREQISVFDIFKIGIGPSSSHTLGPWRAAQQFTASLASKDLLSGVEQVKILLYGSLAKTGHGHGTDIAILLGMIGADPVTFDVNAIDSTIAAIKADQQLLLGGSQQISFDYNDDLIFLYKESLPFHPNAVTFQAFLTNGSAFSETYYSIGGGFVVKEGETSGDKEQVELPFPVEIAGDLLHWCLTTGLKVSEVVMENELMWRTEAETRQGMLQHFRVMKECTFRGCHTGGFLPGGLNVGRRAAALNKRLIGNKPYTDYESWIQAIRAGGNSFNYTLDWVSCFALAVNEENASFGRVVTAPTNGAAGVIPAVLQYYIAFCDGFEEDKIIQFIACASEIGSIFKKGATISAAMGGCQAEIGVSSAMAAAALTECMGGSQRQVMMAAEIAMEHHLGLTCDPIGGLVQIPCIERNTMGAIKAITASQLALQSNPDKAKVSLGAVVNTMWETALDMNSKYKETSDGGLATNIPISLPEC